The Anaerolineae bacterium genome includes the window GTCATTGCGTAGCTCGGCGAACAACGGCGAACCCTCCCAGATCTGGCGGAAGGGCTGTTGACGGATGTCGCCAGCCGTCAGCGGTAGGTAACCGCAGGGGAACACTTCGCCGCGATGGCTGATGAAACAGACGCCGGTACTGGCTAAACACCCTTTGGTCATGGCATGCAAGCCAGGCTGTCCGCCTGGATGCCCACCCTGTCCGGCCTGAGCCTGGCGATGATGGCTGGCGGGGCGCTCACGCACGATCCCCTGTCGGCGCTCGGCGGCCTGGCGTTGGCGTACGATGCGGAAGTAGTGCGGCGCGCAGGTCGCCTTCAGCTCGATCCCGCCGGCCATCTCGGCGTCGTACAGCCAATTGAGGACCTGCTCATACTCCTCCGGCGAGATCTGCTGATCGTCCGCGATCTCTACACCACATCCTACCGGCACCAGCAGGAAGAGATGCAGCGCGACTGCCCCCAGCCGGCGCGCCATCTCCAGCGTCTCCGGCATCCGATGGACGTTATGACGGGCGACGGTGGTGTTGATCTGGATGGGCACGCCCACCTCCTGTAAATACCGGATGCCGGCGAGGGCCTGCTCGAAGGCGCCATCCCCGCGGAAAAGGTCGTGAGTGGACGCGTCGGGGCCATCGAAGCTGACGCTGACGCGACGGATGCCGGCCTCGCGAATCCGGCGCGCGGTCGCAGCGTTGATCAGCGTGCCGTTGGTAGCCAACGCTACGGTGAGGCCAGCGTCACTGGCGTACCGGGCGATCTCGAAAATGTCGGGCCGGAAGAGCGGCTCTCCGCCTGAGAGGATGAAAATGGGTCGGGCGAAGGCGGCGATCTGATCAATCAAGTCAAGCGCTTCTTCGGTGGTCAGATCCTGTGGGACTAGTTGCGCGGCTACGGTGATGCGCCGGCAATGGATACACTGTAGGTTGCAGCCAGCAGTCGTCTCCCAAAAGATCAAACGTGGTGGTGGATACGGCGATATGCTCACAGCTCATCCCCCGTCCTAGACGATTTCCTCGAATCGGGTCTGCTTTCATATCCTGACATCGCTGCCTGCATCATCGCCTGAAAGAAGGCGGTGAGTTCCTGATGCAAGCGCAGGTGTTCGGTGTCGAGCGGGGCCTGCTCCGGCGTCATCGGCACCAACACATCTTCAATCGCGTTACAGCAGAACCAAAAGGCCTCCGCTGTCTCTGCGGCGTTCAAGCCATACTGAGCAGCCAATTGTCCTTGTCGGTATGTGATCGTTAACGCCTGCGCTAGCATTTCTTCCTTACCCTCACGGCGGGCCAAGAATTGAACGGCCAAGATCAAAAGCTGCCGGCCGAGCTGGCGTTGCTCCTGTTGCACCGGCTCGGGGAAGCGCCGGTACCAGGCCAGGGAGTGGATGGACCGCGTGGCCAGCGCCTGGCGCGTGTCGTTAAGGACCACCTCGGCAGGAGGCAACGAAGCTTGCGGTCCCAGCCCGGCGGCGATGCGGCTGTGCACCCGACGAATCTCGTCATAAGTGAACCGACGATGGCCGCCCAATGTGCGATAACAATGCACGATACCGCGATCCGCCCAATGGCGTAAGGTAGAGGGAGACACGCCCAACAAGCGGCTAGCCTGTCCCAGATTCATCCATTGCGAGGCCCCCATACCTTAGACTCCTCTCTGCGTAGAAAATCTACAAAATCAACAAGGGCGATCATACCCGCGAAGCCCTGAGCTGTCAAAGCACGGCATGGAGACGCGCGAACAGGGAGACCAAAGTTCCTCACCATTGAGAAGGACGAACTGCGCTCCAGCCGGGGTAACAACATCGGACTGACAAGTAGGACTGCAATCAGCCGTTTGTGGTTTGTGATTGGGAGAGGATTTGAGCCGGCCCTATAGCTATAGCTGTCCGAGTGCTGAGCAAGGTGAGCGTATGTAGCCCCCAGTTTAGCCACCAGTTGGGCACAGTGAGGTAAAGCGCTGTGGTGATAAAGGCAAGCAGGGCATGGACCATAAGTGGATAGAGAGAAACCCTTTTGCTACGCCAGATCCACGATCCGCTGATCCATTCCAGCCCGAGGGTCAACAAGCTCGCCCAGGCTCCCCAGTAGGGGTCCCACCATCGGACCCAGGCATCCCGATAGAAAGCCCAGTGCATCTGCTGCGCGCCAGCCTCCAGCGCAGCCGAGAGCCAGCCAGCCGCGCGTGTATTGCGATGGAAGATTAAGGTTGAGTCGGGGGAGAGGAGATGAGCCTGACGCCAGGCGATCAAGATCACCCCCCAAGCTGCCATAGCCAGCGGCACACCTAGCCCCAACGTATGCACCCAATCTAGCCCGGTCAACCCCATGCCGCGAGGCGAAGCCCCGCCAGCCAGCAGGGCTAGATAGGGAAAGCCAACCAGATACGTCAGGCGAATGCCCCACCAGGCCGGCTCCAGGATCTCATGGTCAGCTAACCAGGCTAAGATACGAGCGGCGATGCTCAGGCGCAAGGCCTGAACGCCCAGAAGATACGACAGTACCGAAGCCAATACCCACGGGCTGAAGTCAACCCGCCAGTCAGGCCAGACATCCATGGATAACTGCGATCCTATCCTCCGCCCACAGCGTGTCTGCCTTAGAAAGCAAGAAACTCCAGCCTGATACGACTGGAGTTTCAGCCTAGAAAATGGGCCCCCTCGGATTCGAACCGAGGACCAACCGGTTATGAGCCGGCCGCTCTGACCGCTGAGCTAGAGGCCCGGGGCAGGAGCGGGAGACGGGACTCGAACCCGCGACCAACGGCTTGGAAGGCCGAGGCTCTACCACCTGAGCTACTCCCGCCTGGTCGGGGCGAGAGGATTTGAACCTCCGACTCCAGCGTCCCAAACGCTGTGCGCTACCGGGCTGCGCCACGCCCCGTCTCCTATAGGCAAGTATACACAGAAACCCATCGGCCGTCAAAAACGCCCGGCCTCACCTTCCCCAACTCAGCCGCTCCGAGAGCCAATCATCGGTCGTACCTGGTAGATCGGCCAGCTTTCGGATCGCGCCTCCCGCGGCGGGGATCACATAGATCGCCCAAGAGCCAGATCGGTCGGATAAGAAGGCGATCTGCTGGCCGTCTGGCGACCACACGGGCAACCCAGCATTGCCCGCGCCCATCACCAATGGCGTCACCTTACCCGTAGCCACTTGCAGGATGTAGATATCCCAACGCCCCGTTCGTTCGTAAGACATGAAGGCCAGTCGCTTACCGTCGGGTGACCAGGAGGGAGCTGTATCGCTGGGATCATTGGTTAGCGGTTGGCGGTTGCTACCATCGGGCGCCATCGTCCACAGACCACAACGATTGCCCCACTCATCACAGCCCTGATAGGCGATACGCTGGCCATCGGGGGACCATGCTGGCGATCGTCCGAGCCCCAAGCTAGTCTCTGGCAATGTGCCCTCTGCCCATGCCCATACTCGATAGATGCGCCAGCGACGATCCCCTTCGCGGTTCGAAGCGAACACAAGCTGTTGGCCGTCAGGCGACCAGGAGGGAAAACCGTCTTCTGCAAAGAACGTCACACGACGACGCTGACCGGTGGTCAGGACAAGGAGCTCAAGGCCTAACTCATCAGCCTTTAGGGAGCGAAAGGCCATTGCTTTCCCATCTGGCGACCAGGCCGGCTGAATGGCTTCTTCGACCAGCACCTGAGGGGCCTGTCCTGGCATGATGGTGAAGATACGGTAACGCCGGAGATGTGGATCACGCGCGGCCACCGTCACGCGCCCTGATATGCCCCCCCTTACCCCCTCTACTTCGGCAACCACCCCCACGCCAGCTTTGCAACGTTCAGAGGCCAAATCGTGGCTCGTGCGCACCACCTCGGAATTTACGATCTTCAAAGAGGCTTCATACTGTTCTGCGGCTGCGCACCAATTCCCGCGCTCGCCCAGTTGTTTCGCGTAGCTGGCGTGAGCATCAGCCAGTCGCTGTCTAACATCGCGGTAACTAGGATTCCGTTCATAAATCTTCTGAAAGCGGGCAATGGCCTGTTGCCAGTCAGCGCGCCAATAGCTCAAACCGTTAATGTAAAGAGCAGCCCATTCACGCTCGTTCCTGACCTCCTGCGCGTCCGGTTTCAGCATCAAGGCTCGGTCAAACATGCGCAGGGCTTCCTCGAAGCGGTTTTGCTCAACTAACATCGCCCCCCGTTGGCGATAGGCCTCGAACAACATGCGCTCCACTTCTTGCTGTTGATAGGCAAGGTCATAAAGGCGAAGCGACTCGAGCAACTGGATGGCCTCCGTCCAGTTGCCGAGTTGATAGGCCTGAGTAGCTTCCTCAAAGAGCGGCTTTAGAGCATCGCCCTGGCCTGGCTCGGCAACACTCAGGGAAGGAGAAGAGGCGACTGTCTCAGATGGCACAGGGGTAGAAGATGATCGGGTTTGGCGCAGCCTTTGAAGCGCTGCTGCTGCATCGGGATAATCAGGCTGTAACTCGAGAGCAGCCTCCAGCTCGGCCTCAGCTTCGTCAAGCCGGCCGGCCTGCAAAAGCGCAAGCCCCTGTCGGTAATGGATAGCGGCTAACTCCCGCTGATAGGCTGTGATCTGCTGCTGTAAGGACTCAATCCGTTGTTGTTGCCCCTGGTAAATGCCCAGAACTATGCTCAAAGCCAACGCCAAAACGCCTATTAACGTTACAACGGCAAACGCTAGTTTCCAGCGTAAGACACCCATACGCGTTTGTCTCCTCGCCTTCGGGAGATCTTGGCTGTCACGCAAGGGGATTATAGTCGCAATCCGGCGAGATGTCCATTCCGCTAGTCTCTAGGCAGCTAAGCGTCTCCCTCGTCAATTCAAGCTTCCAGCAGGGTAAAGGGGGTAAAACGGCGCAGATGCGCCTGACAGGATGCAGATGTTTGCGCGTTAGCACGCATAGGGGTATAATTTCTCTGCGTTGAGATCTGGCTATGCCTGAGGCGAAGAGCGGCCGCGGGTGGCCGCTTTTACTTATCCCCCTGAACTCGGTGATGAGGCGTTGATTGAACATGGCGTCCATCTTCCCATTCACAGCCATCGTCGGCCAGGAGCGCATGAAGCGTGCGCTCATCTTGAACGCGATCTACCCGATGATCGGAGGCGTGCTCATCCGCGGCGAGCGCGGTACTGCCAAATCCACCGCCGCGCGCGCCCTGGCCGCACTGCTCCCTGAGATCGAGGTCGTGGCTGATTGTCGGTTCCAGTGTGACCCCAACCGGCCGGACACCTTCTGCGATGAATGCCGAGCTCGCGTCGAGCGCGGTGAGACCCTGCCCGTCGCCCGCCGGCGCACCCGTTTCGTAGACCTGCCGGTCAGCGCTACCGAGGACCGCGTGGTGGGTACGCTCGATATCGAAAAGGCCATCCAGCGCGGTGAACGTCACTTCGAGCCCGGCATTCTAGCGGCTGCTAACCGCGGCGTGCTATATGTAGACGAGGTTAATCTGCTAGATGACCACGTGGTGGACCTGTTGCTGGATTCAGCAGCTATGGGCGTCAACGTGGTCGAACGCGAGGGGATCAGCTTCTCACACCCAGCCCGTTTCGTCCTAGTGGGCAGCATGAACCCCGAAGAGGGCGATCTGCGCCCCCAACTCCTAGACCGTTTTGCCCTCTCCGTGGATATCCACGGTCTGATGGACGCCAACCAGCGCGTGCAAATCCTAGAACGCCGCATCCAGTTTGAACAGGACCCGGAGGGCTTTTGCGCACGGTGGCGGGCAGAAGAGGAAAAGCTATCGCGAGAGATCGCGCTCGCTCGCGAGCGGCTGGACATGGTCACATATACTCGCCGCGACCTGTACACCATTGCGCAGCTCACCGCAGAACTGCATGTAGACGGCCACCGCGCTGACATTGTGATCCTGAAGACGGCACGCGCTCATGCTGCGTTCGAGGGCCGGCTAGCCATTAACGAGCGCGATATCTTGCTGGCAGCCGAGCTGGCGCTGCCTCACCGCCTGAAACGTCAGCCGTTCCAGGATTCGTCGCTGGAGTTCGAACAGCTCCGCGAGCGCCTGGAACATGCCCAGGCGAAGGCCCAACAGCGGGAAAGCCAGCTCAACCAGGCCGAGCCGAGCATGGGGGATATAAAAAAAAATGAGCTGACCGGCCAGAGCGAAGAGGCCATCACCGAAGACCTCTCGTCGGCCATGGTCCTGACGCTCGAGCCCGTGGACCAGCGATCGGCTGAAGGGCGTGATCACAGCGCGCACCGGCCGGTAGAGATCGGCCGGACGTTTGTGACGCGTCGGCTGGACACGCCGCTGGACCGGCTAACGCGGCAAAAGGCGGGGAAGCGCTCGCGCACGCGCACGGAGCGTAAACGCGGCCGTTATGTGCGCGCCCGCCCGGCCAACGGCCAGCTAGACGATATCGCCTTCGACGCTACGTTGCGCCAAGCGGCCCCCTACCAAAGGCGCCGCCGCGAGACTGCTCAGAACCCTCCAGCGCTCATCGTGCGCAAGGAGGACTTGCAGCGCAAGCTGCGCGTGCGGCGCGCTGCCAATCTGGTCCTCTTTGTCGTAGACGCCTCATGGTCCATGGCTGCCGCTGAACGGATGGAAGCGACCAAGGGCGCTATTATGTCATT containing:
- a CDS encoding radical SAM protein; protein product: MSISPYPPPRLIFWETTAGCNLQCIHCRRITVAAQLVPQDLTTEEALDLIDQIAAFARPIFILSGGEPLFRPDIFEIARYASDAGLTVALATNGTLINAATARRIREAGIRRVSVSFDGPDASTHDLFRGDGAFEQALAGIRYLQEVGVPIQINTTVARHNVHRMPETLEMARRLGAVALHLFLLVPVGCGVEIADDQQISPEEYEQVLNWLYDAEMAGGIELKATCAPHYFRIVRQRQAAERRQGIVRERPASHHRQAQAGQGGHPGGQPGLHAMTKGCLASTGVCFISHRGEVFPCGYLPLTAGDIRQQPFRQIWEGSPLFAELRNDELLGGKCGLCEFKKICGGCRARAYGMTMEYLGEEPFCTYIPRQTVIERES
- a CDS encoding MerR family DNA-binding transcriptional regulator, producing the protein MGASQWMNLGQASRLLGVSPSTLRHWADRGIVHCYRTLGGHRRFTYDEIRRVHSRIAAGLGPQASLPPAEVVLNDTRQALATRSIHSLAWYRRFPEPVQQEQRQLGRQLLILAVQFLARREGKEEMLAQALTITYRQGQLAAQYGLNAAETAEAFWFCCNAIEDVLVPMTPEQAPLDTEHLRLHQELTAFFQAMMQAAMSGYESRPDSRKSSRTGDEL
- a CDS encoding tetratricopeptide repeat protein encodes the protein MGVLRWKLAFAVVTLIGVLALALSIVLGIYQGQQQRIESLQQQITAYQRELAAIHYRQGLALLQAGRLDEAEAELEAALELQPDYPDAAAALQRLRQTRSSSTPVPSETVASSPSLSVAEPGQGDALKPLFEEATQAYQLGNWTEAIQLLESLRLYDLAYQQQEVERMLFEAYRQRGAMLVEQNRFEEALRMFDRALMLKPDAQEVRNEREWAALYINGLSYWRADWQQAIARFQKIYERNPSYRDVRQRLADAHASYAKQLGERGNWCAAAEQYEASLKIVNSEVVRTSHDLASERCKAGVGVVAEVEGVRGGISGRVTVAARDPHLRRYRIFTIMPGQAPQVLVEEAIQPAWSPDGKAMAFRSLKADELGLELLVLTTGQRRRVTFFAEDGFPSWSPDGQQLVFASNREGDRRWRIYRVWAWAEGTLPETSLGLGRSPAWSPDGQRIAYQGCDEWGNRCGLWTMAPDGSNRQPLTNDPSDTAPSWSPDGKRLAFMSYERTGRWDIYILQVATGKVTPLVMGAGNAGLPVWSPDGQQIAFLSDRSGSWAIYVIPAAGGAIRKLADLPGTTDDWLSERLSWGR
- a CDS encoding putative cobaltochelatase codes for the protein MASIFPFTAIVGQERMKRALILNAIYPMIGGVLIRGERGTAKSTAARALAALLPEIEVVADCRFQCDPNRPDTFCDECRARVERGETLPVARRRTRFVDLPVSATEDRVVGTLDIEKAIQRGERHFEPGILAAANRGVLYVDEVNLLDDHVVDLLLDSAAMGVNVVEREGISFSHPARFVLVGSMNPEEGDLRPQLLDRFALSVDIHGLMDANQRVQILERRIQFEQDPEGFCARWRAEEEKLSREIALARERLDMVTYTRRDLYTIAQLTAELHVDGHRADIVILKTARAHAAFEGRLAINERDILLAAELALPHRLKRQPFQDSSLEFEQLRERLEHAQAKAQQRESQLNQAEPSMGDIKKNELTGQSEEAITEDLSSAMVLTLEPVDQRSAEGRDHSAHRPVEIGRTFVTRRLDTPLDRLTRQKAGKRSRTRTERKRGRYVRARPANGQLDDIAFDATLRQAAPYQRRRRETAQNPPALIVRKEDLQRKLRVRRAANLVLFVVDASWSMAAAERMEATKGAIMSLLRDAYQRRDQVGLIVFQKDRARLVLPPTSSVELAQRALKDIPVGGKTPLSSGLLLAYQVCMTAKRRDPEIMPLIILLTDGAGNVSIAGLPAQEEALRVADLLRQAHLRSVVINMEHAAFDRGLAQSLAIAMGAPCYSLPDLEAESLLRTVRDELPVTSWPIVRSPINRPR